A DNA window from Streptomyces sp. CA-278952 contains the following coding sequences:
- a CDS encoding LuxR C-terminal-related transcriptional regulator → MTENTEATGGPERRVRVVLVDDHRMFRTGVQAEIGRTEETGVEVVGEAADVDQAVTVITATRPEVVLLDVHLPGGGGVEVLRRCAPMMGTAENPVRFLALSVSDAAEDVIGVIRGGARGYVTKTITGTDLVNSVFRVQEGDAVFSPRLAGFVLDAFASTDAPPVDEDLDRLTQREREVLRLIARGYAYKEIAKQLFISVKTVESHVSAVLRKLQLSNRHELTRWATARRLV, encoded by the coding sequence ATGACCGAGAACACCGAAGCCACCGGGGGCCCGGAGCGACGGGTACGGGTCGTGCTCGTCGACGACCACCGGATGTTCCGCACCGGGGTGCAGGCCGAGATCGGCCGCACCGAGGAGACCGGCGTCGAGGTGGTCGGCGAGGCCGCCGACGTCGACCAGGCGGTCACCGTCATCACGGCGACCCGCCCCGAGGTCGTTCTCCTCGACGTCCATCTCCCGGGCGGCGGCGGCGTCGAGGTGCTCCGCCGCTGCGCCCCCATGATGGGCACGGCCGAGAACCCGGTCCGTTTCCTCGCGCTCTCCGTCTCGGACGCGGCGGAGGACGTCATCGGCGTCATCCGGGGTGGTGCGCGCGGCTACGTCACCAAGACGATCACCGGCACCGACCTGGTGAACTCGGTCTTCCGGGTCCAGGAGGGGGACGCGGTCTTCTCGCCGCGTCTGGCCGGCTTCGTCCTGGATGCCTTCGCCTCCACGGACGCCCCGCCGGTCGACGAGGACCTGGACCGCCTCACCCAGCGCGAGCGCGAGGTGCTGCGGCTGATCGCCCGCGGCTACGCCTACAAGGAGATCGCCAAGCAGCTGTTCATCTCGGTGAAGACGGTCGAGTCGCACGTCTCGGCGGTCCTCAGGAAGCTCCAGCTCTCCAACCGGCACGAGCTGACCCGGTGGGCGACGGCTCGACGGCTGGTCTGA
- a CDS encoding C40 family peptidase: MPVLASHRKPRTKVRTTTPAVGLTTAALASVTLLSTQSATAAPTEPKPAVEEVQKKVDALYRQAGTATQEYNRAKAASASQQTKVDTLLSDVAKRAEKINEARRALGSYAAAQYRNGGIAPAATFFLAENPQGYFDQSRLMDRATERQQKAVTEVRTQQASAAKKRAEAVKSLETLTETQATLASSKKDVQTKLTEARNLLSRLTAEEKARLAELERRQEAEAKEKAAKLAARQAAEAKEKAREEAAKESGGGSGTGSGSGSGSGSGTGTDPGSGTGTGTDSGYAAKAEKVLAFARAQIGKPYVWGASGPSSYDCSGLTQAAWREAGVTLPRTTWDQVEVGTRVATSDLIPGDLVFFYDDISHVGIYKGDGMMIHAPKPGANVREESIYSMPIYGSVRPA, translated from the coding sequence ATGCCGGTCTTGGCATCGCATCGCAAGCCGCGCACGAAGGTGCGCACCACCACCCCCGCCGTCGGGCTGACGACGGCCGCGCTGGCCTCCGTGACGCTGCTCTCCACGCAGAGCGCCACGGCCGCGCCCACCGAGCCGAAGCCCGCCGTCGAGGAAGTACAGAAGAAGGTCGACGCCCTGTACCGGCAGGCGGGCACCGCGACCCAGGAGTACAACCGGGCCAAGGCCGCCTCCGCGTCCCAGCAGACGAAGGTCGACACGCTGCTCTCCGACGTGGCGAAGCGGGCCGAGAAGATCAACGAGGCGCGCCGGGCGCTGGGCTCCTACGCGGCGGCCCAGTACCGCAACGGGGGCATCGCGCCCGCGGCGACGTTCTTCCTGGCGGAGAACCCGCAGGGGTACTTCGACCAGAGCCGGCTGATGGACCGGGCGACGGAGCGGCAGCAGAAGGCCGTCACCGAGGTCCGTACGCAGCAGGCCTCGGCGGCGAAGAAGCGCGCGGAGGCGGTGAAGAGCCTGGAGACCCTCACCGAGACGCAGGCCACGCTCGCCTCCAGCAAGAAGGACGTGCAGACCAAGCTCACCGAGGCCCGGAACCTGCTGTCGAGGCTGACCGCCGAGGAGAAGGCGCGGCTGGCGGAGCTGGAGCGCAGACAGGAGGCCGAGGCGAAGGAGAAGGCGGCGAAGCTGGCCGCCCGGCAGGCCGCCGAGGCGAAGGAGAAGGCCCGCGAGGAGGCGGCGAAGGAGTCCGGCGGCGGTTCGGGCACGGGCTCCGGTTCCGGTTCCGGTTCCGGTTCCGGTACGGGAACGGATCCGGGCTCCGGCACCGGCACCGGTACGGACAGCGGTTACGCCGCCAAGGCGGAGAAGGTCCTGGCCTTCGCCCGCGCCCAGATCGGCAAGCCGTACGTGTGGGGCGCGTCGGGCCCCTCCAGTTACGACTGCTCGGGGCTGACGCAGGCGGCGTGGCGGGAGGCGGGCGTGACCCTGCCCCGGACGACCTGGGACCAGGTGGAGGTCGGGACGCGGGTCGCCACCTCCGATCTGATCCCCGGAGACCTGGTCTTCTTCTACGACGACATCAGCCACGTCGGCATCTACAAGGGCGACGGGATGATGATCCACGCCCCGAAGCCGGGTGCGAACGTGCGCGAGGAGTCGATCTACTCCATGCCGATCTACGGAAGCGTGCGGCCGGCGTGA
- a CDS encoding GNAT family N-acetyltransferase, protein MTSMANAVQDYARALALRSPDHYRVGPFTVRHNPGWELKYANYAIPDRDAEPTADEVAALVDAFGKHERLPRLEFLPAWAPAVEPALLAAGFTVENRAPVLACGREELRPTKPVDGLRIGTPVTEAEFTEAARVQHHGFGGEGEPEPGMTDWLRAAAAGDGVAALAVLDGAPAGAGGCSAAIDGLSELAGLAVAARHRRRGVGAALSAWLTARAFDQGCRAVWLEPGDPDVERVYAGVGYRRVGEKVNISLEPADR, encoded by the coding sequence ATGACGTCGATGGCAAACGCCGTCCAGGACTACGCCCGGGCGCTCGCGCTGCGCTCCCCGGACCACTACCGGGTGGGCCCGTTCACCGTCCGGCACAACCCGGGCTGGGAACTGAAGTACGCCAACTACGCCATTCCCGACCGGGACGCGGAACCCACGGCGGACGAGGTGGCGGCCCTGGTCGACGCGTTCGGGAAGCACGAACGGCTTCCGCGCCTGGAGTTCCTGCCCGCCTGGGCCCCGGCCGTCGAACCCGCCCTGCTGGCCGCCGGTTTCACCGTGGAGAACCGCGCCCCGGTGCTCGCCTGCGGCCGCGAGGAGCTCCGGCCGACGAAGCCGGTCGACGGTCTCCGCATCGGCACACCGGTCACCGAGGCGGAGTTCACCGAGGCCGCCCGCGTCCAGCACCACGGCTTCGGCGGAGAGGGCGAGCCCGAGCCGGGAATGACCGACTGGCTGCGCGCGGCGGCCGCCGGCGACGGGGTCGCCGCACTGGCCGTCCTCGACGGAGCGCCGGCCGGGGCCGGCGGCTGCTCGGCCGCGATCGACGGCCTGAGCGAACTGGCCGGGCTCGCCGTCGCCGCCCGCCACCGCCGCCGGGGCGTGGGCGCCGCGCTCTCCGCGTGGCTGACAGCACGGGCCTTCGACCAGGGCTGCCGGGCGGTCTGGCTGGAGCCGGGCGACCCCGACGTCGAGCGGGTCTACGCGGGCGTCGGCTACCGACGGGTCGGCGAGAAGGTCAACATCTCGCTGGAGCCGGCCGACAGGTGA